One segment of Brassica napus cultivar Da-Ae chromosome C3, Da-Ae, whole genome shotgun sequence DNA contains the following:
- the LOC106382288 gene encoding peroxisome biogenesis protein 3-1, with the protein MDLVRSFWRKHRKKILVTTTCLGSGYLLYKLYNAHTRNLADLERELADERHNDEIIKTQMKAHFENIQMIADVTTLPHALRRLSSRIGEEIHVSGVMETLSKGKGTLVPSEKLHLWNELKILSFTRMVLSLWSVTMLSLYIRVQVNVLGRHLYIDTARGLTSSHLLEELDLIDREEEKKFLTSADYLATNGMPSLISDMKRAVKEVLKGKQLNDMLTTRSLEETVIRILDVFMSKGSPHHWVDYLMMAQDATMSPRDTTTTSVPSSDDATVTKLHQLINETREVLTSTEFTNVAEISLKSCTVALVEEMEKQTGLAAGMQLAKLLPQIEKTVPEISAVPDENRFLQLIRDLPEVQLFFTLLYSNMPL; encoded by the exons ATGGATTTAGTCAG AAGCTTCTGGAGGAAGCACAGAAAGAAGATTCTGGTGACAACAACTTGTTTGGGAAGTGGTTATTTGCTTTACAAACTATACAACGCCCACACTCGTAACCTCGCCGACTTAGAACGTGAGCTCGCCGACGAGCGTCACAATGACGAAATCATCAAAACCCA AATGAAGGCTCATTTCGAGAACATTCAGATGATTGCTGATGTAACTACATTACCTCACGCATTGCGTCGCTTGAGCAGCCGCATTGGTGAGGAGATCCATGTCTCTGGTGTTATGGAGACGTTAAGTAAAGGAAAAGGAACTTTGGTTCCTTCTGAGAAGCTTCATCTTTGGAATGAGCTCAAGATTTTGA GTTTCACGAGAATGGTTTTGTCGCTGTGGTCAGTCACTATGCTTAGTTTGTACATTAGAGTTCAAGTCAACGTTCTGGGAAGACACTTATATATCGACACTGCTAGAGGTCTCACCAGCTCCCATTTACTT GAAGAGTTAGATCTGATAGATAGAGAGGAGGAGAAAAAGTTTCTGACAAGTGCTGATTATCTTGCAACGAATGGCATGCCGAGTTTGATTTCCGATATGAAGAGAGCAGTGAAAGAAGTTCTCAAAGG AAAGCAGTTAAATGATATGTTAACCACAAGaagtcttgaagaaactgtgaTTCGGATTCTTGATGTGTTTATGAGCAAAGGAAGTCCACATCACTGGGTAGATTATTTAATGATGGCACAAGACGCAACAATGAGTCCAAGAGACACCACCACCACTAGTGTTCCCTCTTCAGATGATGCAACTGTCACCAAGCTTCATCAACTCATAAACGAGACTCGGGAAGTACTCACAAG CACTGAGTTTACAAATGTAGCAGAGATCTCGCTCAAGTCTTGTACCGTAGCGTTAGTAGAGGAGATGGAGAAGCAGACCGGTTTGGCTGCAGGGATGCAATTGGCGAAGCTCTTACCACAGATTGAGAAGACTGTCCCGGAGATTTCAGCTGTACCGGACGAGAACCGGTTCTTGCAACTCATCAGAGATTTGCCTGAAGTTCAGCTCTTTTTTACTCTTTTATACTCAAACATGCCACTATAA
- the LOC106382681 gene encoding 2-oxoglutarate and iron-dependent oxygenase domain-containing protein CP2-like: MSSDQREAQQETTVDGSGTTTMRAAAATTTFSSQRLRINPNNEHRPESYEDLKLDFPSAVYSSLEKYLPQQILVSTREEKVKFMTDIMLRHLPHGERSRAQRHSVYRQKIITNYQPLHKELYTLAPMQCFVPSFIKAINESSEKSFRSIISEPSPGVFVFDMLQPSFCEMMLAEVENFEKWVGETKFRIMRPNTMNKYGAVLDDFGLDSMLDKLMESFIRPMTKVFFSDVGGATLDSHHGFVVEYGKDRDLDLGFHVDDSEVTLNVCLGNQFVGGELFFRGTRCERHVNTTTKPDEIYDYSHVPGQAVLHRGRHRHGARATTSGHRVNMLLWCRSSVFRELKSHQKEFSSWCGECFCEKKEEKGRALDALRQKLVKAVRAPQA; this comes from the exons ATGTCAAGCGACCAGCGAGAAGCTCAGCAGGAGACGACGGTGGACGGTAGCGGAACTACGACGATGAGAGCTGCAGCTGCTACGACGACGTTTTCTTCGCAGAGACTGAGGATAAACCCTAACAACGAGCATAGGCCCGAGAGCTACGAGGATCTGAAGCTCGATTTCCCCAGTGCGGTCTACTCTAGTCTCGAGAAGTACTTGCCGCAGCAAATCTTGGTCTCCACCAGGGAAGAGAAAGTCAAATTCATGACTGACATTATGCTCAGGCACCTCCCTCACGGAGAACGGTCCAGA GCTCAGAGGCACAGCGTCTATAGGCAGAAGATAATAACTAATTATCAG cCGCTTCACAAGGAGTTGTATACTCTAGCTCCTATGCAATGCTTCGTCCCCTCTTTCATAAAGGCGATCAATGAAAGCTCAGAGAAAAGCTTCAGAAGCATTATATCTGAACCGTCTCCTGGTGTTTTTGTCTTTGACATGCTCCAACCCAGCTTCTGCGAGATGATGCTAGCCGAG GTAGAAAATTTTGAGAAGTGGGTGGGTGAGACAAAGTTCAGAATCATGAGACCAAACACCATGAATAAATACGGTGCTGTGCTTGATGACTTTGGCTTGGATAGCATGCTTGACAAACTCATGGAGTCTTTTATACGTCCCATGACTAAAG TATTCTTCAGTGATGTAGGTGGAGCAACTCTGGACTCTCACCATGGGTTTGTTGTTGAGTATGGCAAAGATAGGGATCTTGATTTAG GCTTTCATGTGGACGATTCAGAGGTAACACTGAATGTTTGTTTGGGTAACCAGTTTGTGGGTGGGGAGTTATTTTTCCGTGGGACTCGGTGTGAGAGACACGTTAACACAACTACAAAGCCAGAT GAAATATATGATTATAGTCATGTACCGGGGCAAGCTGTACTTCACCGTGGGCGCCACCGCCATGGTGCCAGAGCCACAACATCAGGACATCGAGTCAATATGCTACTATGGTGCAGAAG CTCTGTGTTTAGAGAGCTCAAAAGTCACCAGAAGGAGTTCTCCAGCTGGTGTGGAGAGTGCTTTTGTGAAAAGAAAGAGGAGAAAGGAAGGGCGCTTGATGCTCTAAGACAG AAATTGGTTAAGGCAGTGCGTGCACCCCAAGCTTGA
- the LOC106380090 gene encoding WAT1-related protein At3g18200-like — MAKAVVSEKMKLVVALITLQFCFAGFHIVSRVALNIGVSKVVYPVYRNLLALLLIGPFAYFLEKKERPPLTISLLAQFFFLALIGITANQGFYLLGLYYATPTFASAMQNSVPAITFIMACALRLENIDLVRKHGVAKVLGTLVSIGGATVITLYRGFPMFHKGLNLHEDEETESKNSQNWTLGWLYLMGHCLSWAGWMVLQAPVLKKYPAKLTLTSFTCFFGLVQFLVIALFVETDLNNWIIVSWEELFTILYAGIIASGLVVYLQTWCIYKGGPVFVAVFQPLQTLLVAAMAFLVLGDQLYSGSVLGAVFIMLGLYLVLWGKNQERRQMVEETSPQDPESLNKHLLEEH; from the exons atggccAAAGCAGTAGTATCAGAGAAGATGAAGCTAGTGGTGGCATTGATCACACTTCAGTTCTGTTTTGCAGGCTTTCACATTGTCTCAAGAGTTGCTCTTAACATTGGTGTCAGCAAAGTTGTCTACCCCGTTTATAGGAATCTTCTTGCCCTTCTCCTTATTGGCCCCTTCGCTTACTTCCTCGAAAA AAAGGAAAGACCTCCACTCACAATCTCTTTACTAGCTCAGTTTTTCTTCTTGGCACTTATTGG AATCACAGCAAACCAAGGATTCTATCTATTGGGACTCTACTATGCAACTCCAACCTTTGCTTCTGCAATGCAGAACTCTGTTCCTGCCATCACTTTCATCATGGCTTGTGCCCTAAG GTTGGAGAACATAGACTTGGTGAGAAAACACGGTGTGGCCAAGGTACTAGGAACCCTAGTGAGCATCGGTGGAGCCACAGTGATCACATTGTACAGAGGGTTTCCTATGTTTCACAAGGGCCTTAACTTGCATGAGGATGAAGAGACAGAATCTAAGAACTCGCAGAACTGGACACTGGGATGGTTATACCTCATGGGACATTGTCTGTCATGGGCTGGTTGGATGGTTCTTCAAGCTCCTGTCCTAAAGAAGTACCCAGCAAAGCTCACTCTAACATCCTTCACATGTTTCTTTGGCCTGGTTCAGTTTCTGGTCATTGCTTTGTTTGTTGAAACTGATCTCAATAACTGGATCATTGTCTCTTGGGAAGAGCTCTTCACCATCCTATATGCg GGAATAATAGCGTCAGGGTTGGTGGTTTATCTTCAGACATGGTGTATCTACAAAGGCGGTCCTGTCTTTGTGGCAGTCTTCCAGCCTCTACAGACACTTCTTGTTGCTGCAATGGCGTTTCTTGTTCTTGGTGATCAGTTGTACTCTGGAAG TGTTCTTGGTGCAGTGTTCATAATGCTGGGACTCTACTTAGTTCTTTGGGGCAAAAACCAAGAAAGAAGACAGATGGTTGAAGAGACAAGTCCACAAGATCCAGAGTCTCTAAACAAACATCTACTTGAGGAACACTGA
- the LOC125584528 gene encoding uncharacterized GPI-anchored protein At4g28100-like has translation MFQHAPSFISLIVFLTILSPVSPNSDPVTVQPFRVKPSPPDTIPAFPEQSDFSGCPLDLPEDLFHGIKSACTGKKLHRAKCCPVLGAWLYSAYSTTALSRSLPSSSSSAASRNATTPEEEDMPLLPDDSETCVDGLEKSLRRRGIELQRQNETCDVAYCYCGIRLHHLSCSEAFSVNEEGRLVGDESVDRLENDCLSGRHANGDRLSHLGRCNKCLHSLYKLNPKKTSGTRNQSKEDRNRTTKMHNKDCVLMGLTWLLAKNRTAYFHSVTSVLRAVMLSQNEPRSCALGGDGMPLAVDSSEFSNDSSSALLKYPYHLVHFILYSVIALVLPLVLPGLW, from the exons ATGTTCCAACACGCGCCGTCTTTCATTTCCCTCATCGTCTTCTTAACCATTCTATCACCCGTATCACCAAACTCAGACCCGGTCACCGTCCAGCCATTCCGGGTCAAACCATCCCCACCCGACACCATACCCGCTTTCCCGGAGCAATCTGACTTCTCCGGCTGCCCACTCGATCTACCAGAAGACCTCTTCCACGGAATCAAATCAGCATGCACCGGCAAAAAGCTCCACAGAGCAAAATGCTGCCCCGTGCTAGGCGCGTGGCTCTACTCCGCTTACTCAACCACCGCTCTCAGCCGTTCCcttccctcctcctcctcctccgccgcctcAAGAAACGCGACGACTCCGGAAGAAGAAGACATGCCTTTGCTTCCCGACGACTCGGAGACTTGCGTGGACGGATTGGAGAAGTCGCTGAGAAGGAGAGGGATTGAGCTTCAGAGACAGAACGAGACGTGCGACGTCGCGTACTGCTACTGCGGAATCAGATTGCATCACCTGAGCTGTTCCGAGGCCTTTAGTGTGAACGAAGAAGGGAGGCTCGTTGGAGACGAGAGTGTTGATAGATTAGAGAATGATTGTTTGAGTGGAAGACACGCCAATGGTGATAGATTGTCTCATCTTGGTAGATGTAACAAGTGCTTGCACAGCCTCTACAAG CTAAACCCGAAGAAAACTTCAGGGACAAGAAACCAATCAAAGGAAGACAGAAACAGAACCACAAAGATGCATAACAAAGACTGTGTCCTGATGGGTCTCACTTGGCTTCTCGCTAAGAACCGTACGGCTTATTTCCACTCTGTCACTTCTGTCCTCAGAGCCGTCATGCTCAGCCAAAACGAGCCTCGGTCATGTGCTCTGGGAGGTGACGGCATGCCTTTAGCTGTTGACTCTTCCGAATTCTCCAACGACTCATCATCAGCTTTACTTAAGTACCCGTACCACTTGGTCCACTTTATACTTTACAGCGTCATCGCATTGGTATTACCATTGGTATTACCAGGCTTGTGGTGA